From the Helianthus annuus cultivar XRQ/B chromosome 17, HanXRQr2.0-SUNRISE, whole genome shotgun sequence genome, the window CAGAACCTCTTGCCACTTAGAGAAAAAACAAACTTTAAATCTTGTTAAAACTTTTACCTTTTATtaatagagaaaaatgcccggatagtctctgtggtttcgcatttttcacctatagtccccaattTTCTAAATTTACCtaaatagtccccaacttttcattttttgttctcggatagtccccgggtctaacttcagtttgttttctctgttaagtgggggtaaaatgacaaaaataccctttcctttaaaaggctaaaccacagggactatcagggcatcttcttcatttttagagaaaaacccTACCACCACatttcatcttcaacctccacccaccatcaccctcctccaccctccaccatcaccttaTAAACCCCCACCCCTCATTTTTTTATTAAACCCTAAACTTATAATGCCAGCCGCACAATTCACTCCCTTCCTTCTCCCCTGTCCAACCAGAACTCCGGCGACTGGAGAATTAGATTTTCGGTGCCCCTCCCTTTGTCCGACAAGCACGTTGATCCCCTccctccttcttcttcttctacttCCTGTATCGCACACCACGACCCCCCCCCTCCTCCTACCTCTTCCCTCTCGTTTTCCCGTCGCACTCTCTACTCTCGGTGAGCTAGGAACCGGGGGTTATCTGCTAATGAATGAAGAAGCGATGATAAGGATAATGTCAAGGGGATGCTCCTTGGTGTCTGTCTATTGGTGCTAGAATCTGAGAGGATGGTGACAGTGATGGGTTGTAAACGGTGACAGCAGGTGTGAAGTGGTGGTGGTTGTCAGTGGGGGTGGTCGGGGACGTGACGAGATGCCGGTGATGGTGACTTCACTGGCGGAACTTGGCAGCAGAACCATGAGGACCGCCTGACGTTATGGTTAATTACATTTACACCGATTCATCATCAAGCTGAAAGTTTTATAAACCTTTTTGGGCTTCGACTTTTTGATTTTATGTATTGATTTGATACCAATCTGCATGAAATTGTCACTTATGTTTGAATATGATTTTGCTTTTCCATTCAAACTCTCGGTCAGTAGTGTATTACCCCTGAATATCTATATTTGCTGTGATTGTTGGATTTGTATACGTTTGTTTATTTTGGAGCTGGGTTTGTGCTTGTCGCCAAAAAACGAGGCCACGACGGTGGCAGGCCGACATCATTGCCGTTGGTAATcatcagagagagagagacaaaGGTGATGACGGGGGTGTGAGGTGACTTGGGTGTTTTAGGGTTTCTTCAAAGAAAATTGCAGAGAagaaggtgatggtggagggtggaggagggtgatggtagggtttttctctaaaaatgAAGATGCCCgaatagtctctgtggtttggccttttaaaggaaagggtatttttgtcatttaacACCCACTTAATAGAGAAAACAAACTAAAGTTAGACTTAGCGACTATCTgtgaacaaaaaatgaaaagttgagaactattcaggtaattttagaaagttgagaACTATAAGTGAAAAAATGCGAAATCACAGGGACTGCATTTTTCTCTTATTAATACTTTTAGTCATGTTTATATTTAAATGTGAGAGAATTTGTTGAATGCGTCACATCAACTTGTAACACCTGATTGTACGGTACAAGTCACGTGAGCAAAGTAGAAAGATCTAGATGCATGCAGACAAAAATACCCCAACACGTGCTGCTACGAGCGCCACAAATGCTCCCGATATTTCCATGACTTTTTCGCCACATACACACCACCGATTTTTTCTTCCCAAATTTAAACTTCAAATCAGTAATTTCCTATATTCCTCCACAATATCTACAATTACTTAATactaatgttttaaaaaccggttcaaaTTGGCCGGTTGTATCGGTTAAACCGTCTGGCAGAACAGGTTAAACCGCCCAGCATACCTGGTTAAACCACCTAATACACCCGTTAAATCGTTTCTAAACCAAATCCGGTACGGTATAACAAACGTATTTTAAAACATTGCTTAATACTAAATTTTTATCAAGAAATATTCCAAACGCATCACAAAAAATTTAGAATCATACGCTTTGACAAACACTTGCATGAACATTGAACACGATCAGATTCAAAAAGCCAACGAAATTATTAACTGGATCTAATATTATTTCATAACGATAACGATGATCACTTAAAAGCTAACTTCATCAACAAAAGCAGACGCTGAAATCACCATATCACAAACCTCACACAAGCCCTAACAAATCCTCTAGATAACCAACAAAGCAGAATTATACCCAAAACATCAAGACTCAAACTATCAGTTAACAGATCTAAGAAAGTTGACCACAATCTGCAATAACTACAGGCTTAGAAGTAGTTCCGCTTCCAGATCCGACCTTCTCGATCGCCTTAACAACATCCATACCTTCAACAACCTGTCCAAACACCACATGCTTACCGTCCAGCCACTCAGTCTTAGCAGTACATATAAAAAACTGAGATCCGTTCGTGTTCGGACCGGCGTTCGCCATCGACAGAATTCCAGGACCTGTATGCTTCTTAACGAAATTCTCGTCAGCAAACTTGTTGCCGTAGATCGACTCACCGCCTGTGCCGTTGCCTCTGGTGAAATCGCCGCCCTGACACATGAAGTTAGGGATCACACGGTGGAACGTAGAGCCTTTGAAGTGTAACGGTTTGCCGGAGCTTCCGACGCCTTTTTCGCCGGTGCAGAGTGCGCGGAAGTTCTCGGCGGTTCGCGGTGTGGTGTCGGCGAAGAGTTCCATGACGATCCGGCCGGCCGGAGCTCCGCCGACGGTCATGTCGAAGAAGACCTTAGGGTTTGACATTGAAGAGTTGCAGAGTTTTCGAATGAGGTTGAAGAAGGGTTAGGGTTAATGAGCATGTGGTGGTAGGTCGTGTTATATAGGGGTGGCTGATGGTGGGTTGTTTAGGGGGAGATGATCTGGGCCGTTGAATATGACACGTGGTGTGGTTTTAAGGGTGATTGGAAGTTACTAGAGTTGGGTTAGGGTTAACTGTGGTTTTGATCTTGGGTTATGTCACGAACGGATCACATGGTATATGCCGTTCTAGATTTTGCTATGTATTTTTTTATTGAAATTGAAATAAAGGAAGTATATAAAATTCATAAATGGATGTGGTcaataaatattatttttctaTTAACAAGTCAAAATTTAcgaataaaaaaattaaataacttTTTTTGgaaaggtaaaaaaaataaataactgATTGGAGTTAATTAACgaataaaaaatttaaataacAGATTGGAGTTAATTAAAAATAATCGATcttgtattatatattttttttaccttGAATAACCGAGCAATTAGTCCGGTGGTTATATGTAAAGGATAAGacttatttgaaatttgaaattcaACCTAATCAAACACTATAAAATATAAATGCTCACTCTCTTTAGTATTTtcaaatctatatatatataaatgagatggatttgggccATGTGGTATGTGATTTTGGagatttttgatgatgtggcaaccTATGGTGAGGATGGATTTTGAGTTTAGGAGGGAATCCATTCTAAATAACATTTTTTCTTCTTGGACGCGGGATCCGTTTTATTTCGGGCCATACCACACCCGTGATATAAACACGCTTATTCTCTTCATGTACCTTAAACCCTAATTTTGATATCCTATCATTCTGGCCGTTTCAGTTCATTTCGCAAAGAAGATATCGATCGTTCATCCCCGCAAACCCTAAtcgcatcaacaatcatcaagcaTAAGCATAATCCGGTGTAAATCTTTGATTCTTGCTTCCAATTTATGATTCTCTGTGTGTTTCTTCAACTTCTAAGTTTTTTTCAAAGTTTTTTTTTCTGAGTTTCAAACCCTATATCATTTGTTCTGAGCATAATCCGGTGTTAAATCTTTGATCCTTCACTCGCAATATGGTAAGCATCAAGATTTCAGTTAGGGTTTCTTATGATTATAATTTATATGTTTGCAAACCCTAAGATTAATGGATTGAAATTGCATGTGATCGCCATTGTAATTTCTTCTCCCACTATCGCACTGGAAAATTGTGTATAGGAATATTGTAGGTTATGTGGGTACAGAAGTGACGTTGAATGTTCTGTATTTATTGGGTGCAGGAATATTGTAGGTTATGTGGTGGATCGGATCCGAAAACTGGGACAAAATGCCATAGCCGCCACCTCCAACATGACGGCTAGGGTTCTGATGAGTTGAATCTGGTACGATGTTCACTCCTAAGATATAATCAATATTATTAATCTGCATGTTGTTATTTTCAATCTTCATTGAACTTTTATTAAAATGGAAATTGAAAAGTTTATTTTGAATAAATTattctatttgtttttttaggGTTGATGTTTTGTagtcttaattttttttaaatatctttaAAAAATTCTTTTGTTGCAATACTGGTGATGAACTATGTCTTTTGAGGTCAGACAGCGGTGGACAAGAACCTAATTTTGTTTGTCGGGCCATTGTGTGTGTTGCAGCCTAAGCCTATCTAGAAAGTTTTGGCATATGGTGAATAGGGTGCATTTGATCTTCTGCATTCTTAGGTTGGATTTTTGCAAAACTGTGAGTGCGGTGCATCCAAGCTTGCTTGATAAAAGCCTTGAACATGCCACAAGtataaggtagtgtttggtatgcaggaatgagaggtggaatggaatgagtgattacgagggaatgaagaaaagagtgtttggttggtcaaggGAATGGAATCactcattccaaaaggcattccattccctcaaaatcattccttccaccccccatgttttttttccattccatcccctcttgcaccatttaACAAAAACACCACAACCCacgaccttcgccacaacccaccactaccgccacccgccaccacctcacccgatagccaccgccaccgccaccacctcaccccgacagccaccgccaccaccgccgcccgccaccacctcacctcGACAGCCACCGCCACCcccgccgcccaccaccatcgtcgatgccaccacaaccaccaccgccgccactaACTGCCACctttgctgccacccaccactAATGACCACCTTGTCGCCACCACCATTGTTGtcgccgcaccgccactcgccgccaccaccccccatcgccgccgccgacacccaccactaccacccgccaccacctcaccccgacagccaccgccaccgccgccacccgccaccacctcaccccgacagccaccgccatcgccgccacccactcgccaccattaccacccacagctgcgaccaaCCGCCAATGCCACTCGCCGCCGctgcccaccaccatcgtcgatgccaccaccaaccgccaccgtcgccaccaaccgccacctttgctgccacccaccaccaacgaccaCCTTGTCGCCACCACCATTGCCGTCACCGCtgcaccgccactcgccgccaccaccacccatccccgccgccgacacccaccaccgccacctataaccacccacaatcactaccaccaaccaccaccaccactcaccggtaATTTTATTACTcagtttttcttgcctaccgaacaatacacaataataattcattccattcacatggtaaccaaacaagacatggaagggtaatgatccattgcattccctcgttcattccattacctcgtccattccattcctttgtccattccattaccccatactaAGTGATAACACATTGGAAGGCCTTGAGAATGTCATTTTTACCTTGAAAACAGAGAGAAAATTCTGGTTTCAGAAGGTATTGTTCAACCCTTCGATACATCATTAGTTGAAGTTTTCATTGGAAATTGTCCAGGGGAAAAGTATGCCTTACTGCTAGGTAGGAAGATGGATGGTACGGGCTTGTAATGGGCTAGGGACATAAAAAAATGTATTTTGACTATCTATTATAATTTTGATAGGAATAAAGAGGGAAAATCTCTGGTGCTGCTATAAGAACTTATTTGCTAGAGATATCACGCGTCTGCCAAGTTTCTGACCCTGAGAGAAGTTATCATTATTTtacatgttatgtgttgcacCGCTCGAGGTAATTCACTTTCCCGATGCAGTAGATTAGGTTTTATATCTCATTAAACTTAAAACAAGTACTTATTGATCACATTTGAGGAGTAAAAGTACAAAGTTGGAAATTCAAGCAAGTTTCATTACCTTAATCAATCAAACTTTTATGAACTGAACAGAGAGGACGAGTCTAAAGAGTATCTTGCTACAAAGAAAGCTATGGATGTTGTTGGAATCAGCTCTAATGAACAGGTGCTCCCAAAATGGTCACAAACAGGTACTTCTAAGTTGGGTGGATCcttttattgtttaatttatAAAGAAAGTATATCTGGTAAAACACTCTGGTTGAAGTTCAAAGTTGAATAAAACCTTGTACAACCATTATATTGTTAAAGTTAAGAAGTAATAGCTTATGATTCTGGACTTTTGGATACCTGATTTACTATTACTTTTTATCCATAATATCTACGGATATATGGAAGTATCCTTAAGTCAAAGTTTCAGAATGTTAATTTGTTCGTCTTATTTTTCAAGAATATCTTAACTTTTTTAATCCATGCTTTCAAAACTGACATTACTTGGTTGAATTATAACCTTTGGCTCCATATGGTGTCCATGTCACCTCCAAGTAGGACTGCCAAATGGCATCTCGACACTAACTCTCAAACAAAAATGTGATGATCCAATCCAAACTTTTAATGGTGTTAATTATATACTAAAAGCTAATTTTCAAGGTGTTAATTAATTGTAATTTTTAATGGTATTGATTTGATAATTTTCTTTATTAAATCCTTCATTTTATGGTTTGACATGCTAGGTATCAATTTTTGATGATGCATTTAATGTTTAGAAAGCTAATTGATCAAACTACAGGTTGAGATTATTTTTATATTGTAGCACGCATCCACCAAATATATACCATATTCTGGACAATATATAATTGAAGGAGAACATAAGATATGGATCGTGGTGTCCCATGTAGAGAGTTCAAAATGTGAAAGATGCTGGAATGTTTCACCTCATGTTggttcattttttttatcacccGATGCTTTGCAAACACTGATGTTATTGTTGGTCAACCACTTCATGTTCTTGCAGCTGTCAGTTGAGCATTTCTTTACAACAATAAATTATATATAGTTATGCATTATTTTACGTCTTTGTAATTATATCAACTTTGTTTCAAATCAATAGGCAGAAAGTGGAAAGTAAAATCGTGCAGAAAGTTCGAGGATAGCACATGCTTCTGGTCAAACGGTGTGTATCTGATTAATCACCTATCATCTTTCTAGCTTTGATTCCATAAAGTGTATGTGATTGGCATGATTGGGGGATCGGGTAACTGGTCAAATGGGTCATTTTTGTAGGGATCTGAACAGGCCACGTGGTTTTATGTTTCTTCATAAGGTAATCAATCTCAA encodes:
- the LOC110920661 gene encoding peptidyl-prolyl cis-trans isomerase produces the protein MSNPKVFFDMTVGGAPAGRIVMELFADTTPRTAENFRALCTGEKGVGSSGKPLHFKGSTFHRVIPNFMCQGGDFTRGNGTGGESIYGNKFADENFVKKHTGPGILSMANAGPNTNGSQFFICTAKTEWLDGKHVVFGQVVEGMDVVKAIEKVGSGSGTTSKPVVIADCGQLS